In Sparus aurata chromosome 2, fSpaAur1.1, whole genome shotgun sequence, a single genomic region encodes these proteins:
- the p2ry6 gene encoding P2Y purinoceptor 3, whose protein sequence is MTHSVNSFPTESVISKSFSLDLFSSSELPTEPYTEDNFIRSVANLSEPSSLRCTYKEDFKRILLPAVYTFVFLLGLPLNAAVIQKIWKTRPNLSKNNIYMLNLAIADFLYVMSLPLLIYNYGSHDYWPFGEFACKLVRFQFYSNLHGSILFLTCISVQRYVGICHPFAMWPKQGGRRMAWCICGGVWLVVAVLCAPTFHFAATGIQRNRTVCYDLSTPKHSVDYYPYGMALTCLGFLLPFMGVMVCYCRMAHILCRPVSYQGVSMATGEKRDKAVRMIIVVAAVFCISFLPFHLTKTMYLVVRTLPTVPCETRNLFSIIYKSTRPFASMNSFLDPILFYFTQPRYRRSTRRFVLRVTTLKDKGTSV, encoded by the exons ATGACACATTCTGTCAACTCCTTCCCAACGGAGAGTGTCATCTCTAAATCCTTCTCCTTGGACCTCTTCTCTAGCAGTGAACTCCCAACAGAGCCGTACACAGAGGACAACTTCATCAGAAGTGTAGCTAACTTAAGCGAGCCAAGCAGCCTCCGCTGCACCTACAAGGAGGACTTTAAACGTATCTTGCTTCCTGCTGTGTACACCTTTGTTTTCCTGCTCGGCCTCCCTCTCAACGCTGCTGTCATACAGAAAATATGGAAGACCCGGCCAAACCTGTCAAAAAACAACATCTATATGCTCAACTTAGCGATAGCCGACTTTCTgtatgtgatgtcacttcccctGCTCATCTACAACTATGGCAGCCATGACTACTGGCCCTTTGGGGAGTTCGCCTGTAAACTGGTCAGGTTTCAGTTCTACAG TAATCTGCATGGCAGCATCCTCTTCCTCACCTGCATCAGCGTGCAGCGCTATGTGGGCATTTGCCACCCGTTTGCAATGTGGCCCAAGCAAGGTGGTCGCAGGATGGCATGGTGTATCTGTGGAGGGGTGTGGCTGGTGGTCGCCGTCCTGTGCGCACCAACTTTTCACTTCGCTGCAACAGGAATCCAGCGAAACCGCACGGTGTGTTATGATTTAAGCACACCGAAGCATTCAGTGGACTACTATCCTTATGGCATGGCTCTGACCTGCCTCGGCTTCCTGTTGCCTTTCATGGGCGTGATGGTGTGCTACTGTCGGATGGCCCACATCCTCTGTCGCCCGGTGTCCTACCAGGGTGTGTCCATGGCGACTGGGGAAAAACGGGACAAGGCGGTTAGGATGATCATCGTGGTGGCAGCAGTGTTCTGCATAAGCTTCCTGCCATTTCACCTTACAAAGACCATGTACCTGGTGGTGCGCACTCTGCCAACTGTGCCCTGCGAGACCAGAAACCTGTTCTCAATCATATACAAGAGCACCAGGCCGTTTGCCAGCATGAACAGCTTCCTGGATCcgattctgttttatttcacacagcCACGCTACCGCAGGAGCACCAGGAGATTTGTGCTCAGAGTCACCACCCTCAAGGACAAAGGCACCAGTGTATAA